The Bradyrhizobium sp. CCBAU 051011 DNA segment CAGAGCATCCCGAGCGCCTGCATGTAGGTTTCCAAAATGGTTTCCTGCTCGGCGCGCTCGTTGGCGTCCTGCTTGCGCATCCGCACGATGGTGCGCAGCGCCTTGGTGTCGAAGCCGTTGCCCTTGGCTTCGGCATAGACGTCGCGGATGTCGTCGGAGATCGTCTTCTTCTCCTCTTCCAGACGCTCGATGCGCTCGATGATGGCCTTGA contains these protein-coding regions:
- a CDS encoding DUF2312 domain-containing protein; this translates as MATSAAAAVQDEPATRFAKDQLKAIIERIERLEEEKKTISDDIRDVYAEAKGNGFDTKALRTIVRMRKQDANERAEQETILETYMQALGML